The bacterium sequence TGCCCTTCGGCACAAAAGAACCAGCATTCGAAGTGCTTCCGCCATCGGAACCCAAACCACTTCACTCTTCGGCGCTGGCATTAAGAGGTCTTATCGGAGGAGTAGTCGGATTCTTTTTTGCATCCGGATTCCTTGCCTTGATGGGAGCGTTGAAGAAAATGCGCGCAAAACCACCATCATCCTTTGATCCATGGGGTGAATTTCTTGCGATTTTTCAGCCGGCTATCCCCGGTGCATGGATCACTCTGGGCGGAGTTTTCATTTTTGCGGTGATTGTAGGTCTCTTCACCGCAGCAGTTTATGCCGCTCGTTCAGGCCACGGCTTGCAGGCTGATCAAAGTAGCGCGGGCGTCACGCCTGCGTGACCTGCGCAGACGGGACGTCCGCGCTACGGCATGTGCATTTCTTCCGGAGAAATATCTTTTACGTGAGTCGCCAGCATCCAGGAATGTCCTTGTGGATCGACCAGGATACAACAACGATCTCCCCAGAATTCGTCCCGCGGTTGCTGAACTATTGTTGCGCCTGCACTGCCCGCGCGTGAAGCCACTTCATCCACATTTTCCACATACGTATAGAGAATAACCGGTGACTGCCCTTCCGGCGCGCCCATCTGTTGATTGGCCGGGCCCATCATGAGAACGGATCCGTTGTGCAGCATTTCCGCGTGCACGATCTTTCCATCCGGGCCTGGCATGCTCATGCGCAACTCGAATCCGAATACAGTTTGATAAAAAGCTATTGCCTGTGAACAGTCACGTACTGTAAGAAATGCATTAATCCACTGATACCCGGGAGCCTTTGCTTTGTGCAAGAGCGGCGCTGCCGCCTGCGACACAGCACTCTTTAACTGCGATGTCTTCGCCTTCACTG is a genomic window containing:
- a CDS encoding glyoxalase/bleomycin resistance/extradiol dioxygenase family protein, with translation MAKRQTKVKVKAKKKPVAKARAKAKAKTKRIVARVKSKVTHAAKAVTKTVKAKTSQLKSAVSQAAAPLLHKAKAPGYQWINAFLTVRDCSQAIAFYQTVFGFELRMSMPGPDGKIVHAEMLHNGSVLMMGPANQQMGAPEGQSPVILYTYVENVDEVASRAGSAGATIVQQPRDEFWGDRCCILVDPQGHSWMLATHVKDISPEEMHMP